A window of Candidatus Methylomirabilota bacterium contains these coding sequences:
- a CDS encoding universal stress protein yields MVGKVLFAVDGSVPSREAAALAHDLLPKAREVLILQVVPQLPYAWNAWPAFPDLSQDLARAWAYVSEVGDDLGAQGWNVDTRVECSPLSAAEVDQEILRLADLLRPNLICLALAKGGVAGSIVRKAPMPVLVARLTSRDDKPKGRREEKREHLEPWLVHRSLLLNPVAALVFRYAGIV; encoded by the coding sequence ATGGTCGGCAAGGTGCTGTTTGCCGTGGACGGTTCGGTGCCGTCGCGTGAAGCGGCGGCACTGGCGCATGACCTGCTTCCCAAGGCTCGCGAGGTCCTCATCCTCCAGGTCGTACCGCAGCTGCCGTATGCCTGGAACGCCTGGCCGGCCTTCCCGGATCTGTCGCAGGACCTGGCGAGGGCCTGGGCGTACGTGTCGGAGGTCGGTGACGATCTCGGCGCGCAGGGCTGGAACGTCGATACCAGGGTCGAGTGTTCCCCCCTGAGCGCGGCCGAGGTCGACCAGGAGATCCTGAGACTTGCCGATCTCCTTCGGCCGAATCTCATTTGCCTGGCCCTGGCCAAGGGGGGCGTCGCCGGCAGTATCGTCCGGAAGGCGCCCATGCCGGTCTTGGTCGCGAGGCTGACGTCGCGCGACGACAAGCCTAAGGGCCGGAGAGAAGAGAAGAGGGAGCATCTCGAGCCGTGGCTCGTGCATCGCAGCCTCTTGCTCAATCCTGTCGCGGCCCTGGTCTTCAGGTATGCCGGAATCGTGTGA